From the genome of Adlercreutzia equolifaciens DSM 19450:
GGCCCTGGCGCCTTATCCGCCATCATCTGCCCTGTCGCGGCATCGCCTACGCCTACCGCTACTTCGCCATGGACGGCCTCGCCTTCGACGAGCTGCCCTACGCCACGGTGCTGGCCTGCGTGCTCGGCAAGCTGGACACGGCCCGCCATACGGCGGCCGAGCTGGATACCCTGGTCCAGGCCCATCTGGGCAACCTCGGGTTCGCCGTGGAAGTGCACGAGAACGCCGAGGATCGCGAACGGCTGCGGCCGATGTTCGTCATGGGCTCCTCCGCCCTCGACGAGGAAGTTCCCTGGGCGGCCCGTCTGGCCGAGGAGGTGCTGCGCGAGACCGACTTCACCGATACCGAGCGCATCCGCGACATCCTGGGCCAGCGGCGCATCGCCATGGAGCAGGCTTTCGCCTCGGCCGGCCACAGCGCCGCCATGGCGCGGGTCGCCTCCTACTACTTGCCGGCCGGGGTGGTGCGCGAGGCACTCTCCGGCGTCGGCTTCTACCGCTTCTTGAAGGAGCTGCTCGCGCACTTTGACGAGCGGGCCGGCGAGCTTACCGCGAAGCTGGCCGACCTGGCGGCGCGCCTGTTCACCGACAGCGGCTGCACGCTTTCCTTCGGCGGCAGCGAGGAGGCTCTGGACGCCTATCGGGAAGCCTCGGCGCCTTTCGGCGGCGTGGCGGGCGCGCGGGTGCTCACGGTGCCGGCCCCCGAGGACAAGCACGAGGCCTTCGTCGTGGCGAGCGACGTCACCTACACCGCCTGCGGCTGGGACCGCCGTCTGCTCGGCGAGCCCTATGGCGGTACGTGGCTTTTGGCCTCGCGCATCCTGTCCTACGATTTTCTGTGGACGGAGGTGCGCGTGAAGGGGGGCGCCTACGGGGCCGGCTTCCAGACGACGCGGTCGGGATCGAGCCGCTTCTACTCCTACCGCGATCCGCGCATCGACGAGACCGTCGAGCGCTTCCGCACCGCCGGCGACTGGCTCGCCGGCGTCTTTAGCCCCACAGAGTCTGAGATGGACGGCTACGTGGTCTCCACGGTGGCCTCGCTGGACGCGCCGGCCAAGGCCCGCGAGCTTCTGCGCCGCCAGGACGGCCTGTACTTCTCCGGAGCCACCTTGGCGGACCGGGCCCGGGTGCGCGAGGAGGTGCGCGCGGCCCGCACGGAGGACGTGCGCGCCCTCGCCCCGTCGGTGGACGCCATCGCCGGCGCGGGATGCGTGTGCGCCTTCGGCAACGGCGAGGTCATCCGCGCCAGCGGCGAGGACTTCAACGTCGTCGATCTTCTGGCCTAGGCGCGCCGAGCGCCCACGGCTCGGGCGCATCTTGGGACGGGGCGGGGGCGCCGCCTTCGCCCCGCCCGGATGCAGAACTGGTGCAGCAGCGGCGCGGGACGGCCCTCATCGGCTATAATGGGGCGACCCAAAGCAGAAAGGATGCAAGCTTCCATGGCGAATCCCCAGGAGTTCTCCCATATCACGGTCACGGCCGATGAGGACGATGTGGTCATCCAGGCCGGCGCCGTGGAAGAGGCGGTCGTCGAAGAGGCGCCTGCAGCGGAGGTCGACGACGCGAGGGAAGAGGATCCGGAGTCTGCCCCCGAAGACGTCTCGTCGGCGTCTGGGCGCAATGCCGAGGTTCCGGCGTCCTCCGAGACGACACCGACGACCCCGACGGCCCGCGAGAAGGCCGACGCCGCCTCCTTTCGCGAGACGACCCTCGATGACTTGGAATCGACCCGAATGTCCACGACCCAGAAGGCCATCATCGTCGTGGCCGTGCTGGGCGTCATCGCCTTTGCGGCCTGGTATCTGCTGGCCCACTAGCCCCGTGAGCCTTCGAGAAGCGAGAGGAACAGCGAGCACATGGTGAGAAGAAGCAAGCGCAACCGCGATGTCAGCGCCGACGACGGCAACGCCATGGGCCTGACGGAGGCCTTCCACCCCGTATCGGCGGACGGCTTCACCACGGCCATGCCCCCCATGGGCGAGGGCGACGGCTCCATCATCGAGGAGGATGTCGTCGTCGACGAGGAGGGCGTCTTCGAAGAGGTGGACTTGGGCGATGGGGAAGCGCTCGACGACGAGGGCCTGCCCGCCGGCGAGTCGTTTCCCGATGAGGCGGTCTTCGAGGACTTCTACGCCGGTCGTCCGCTGGATGCCGACGGCGCCGATGCCGCGGACGCATCGCCCGTGCCCGACGCCGTGCCCCTCGGCGTGGTGACGGCCGATGCGGCGCCAACCAAGCCTGCGAGTAAGGCCGCCCATGGCGCGAAGAAGGCCGACGGCGCCTCGCGCGGGCGTCATGCCAAGCACGCGAGCGAGATGAACGAGAAGACCCGAAAGAAGGCGGAGCTGCCCGAGTACATGCGCAAGTCGCGCCGTATGCGCCGCATTCTTATCGTGGTCATCATCCTGCTCGTGCTCATTCTGGCCGCCATGGTCTACTTCGGCGTTCAGCTGTACAAGGAGGCCTCCTCCAGTGCGGTGCAGCAGGCGCTCTCCTCGGAGCAGGAGGTCGCCGCCATCGCCTCCGAGGACGCGACGGACTCCGCCGATGCCGCCAAGGTGACGACGGTGCCCGACCTGGTGAGCTTGCTGGGCCACACCCAGCAGGAGGCCATCGACATCCTGCAGCACGGCGCCACGGCCGCCGAGCCCCGGGCGGTGAACGAGGAGGGCAACCCCATCAAGAGCGAGGTGCGCGTCGCGCTCACCGCCGAGCCGGCCGACAGCCGTACGGGCACGCCCACGGTGTATTTGGGACTCGACGCCGACGGCAAGATCATTCAGGCGGGCTATTCCACGTCCACCAGCTCGCTCGGCTACGGCTCCCTCAGCTTCGCCGATGCCGTGCGCACCGAGCACATCATCGAGAAGACCCTGGCCGAGGCCGGCGTGTCGGTGCCCGAGGGCGCCGTGGAGCTGCCCGAGGACGCGGAGTCCTACACCTCCTTCGACACCGACGGCACGACCCGCACCAAGGAGTACTGTTCCTTCAACGGCGAGGTGGACATCGACGGTGCGCCCCATGCCTGGTCGGCGGTGCTCTCTTACGACTACTCCATGGCCAACGCCTCCGACAACCTGGCCGACACCGTGAGGACGATCTTCATATATGTAAACTCCTAGAATTTCCCTTGCGTGGGAGCGACGGCAACGCTATACTAGGCAAGCTGTCAATCAAGCGAGGGCGAAAGCTCTCCACCTGGTTCGGCGCCTTCCGAGGTTGCTGATGGGTACCCGCAGATAGAAACTTTGCGTGTAAGCCCGCCGTGCGCCTCGTTGGCCCGGCGGGTTTTTATGTGTGAGAACACGAAAGGGAGGTGAGCGCGATAGCTGCTCAAGAGCCCCGGCTCAACGATGAGATCACCACGCGCGAGTGCCGTCTCATCGATTTCGACGGGAACCAGATGGGCGTGTATCCCACGCACCAGGCCCAGCAGATCGCTGACGACATGAATCTCGATCTGGTGGAGATCGCTCCGAACGCCACGCCGCCCGTGTGCCGCATCATGGACTACGGGAAGTTCAAGTACGACCAGGCCATCAAGGCCAAGCAGGCTCGTAAGAACCAGAACAAGATCGAGGTCAAGGAGATGAAGTTCCGGCCGAAGATCGACGTGGGCGACTACACCACCAAGAAGAAGCACGTGCTGCGCTTTTTGGAGGCCGGCAACAAGGTGAAGATCACCATCATGTTCCGCGGCCGCGAGATGGCCCATCCCGAGCAGGGCCTCTCCATTCTCGAGCGATT
Proteins encoded in this window:
- the infC gene encoding translation initiation factor IF-3, whose product is MSAIAAQEPRLNDEITTRECRLIDFDGNQMGVYPTHQAQQIADDMNLDLVEIAPNATPPVCRIMDYGKFKYDQAIKAKQARKNQNKIEVKEMKFRPKIDVGDYTTKKKHVLRFLEAGNKVKITIMFRGREMAHPEQGLSILERLADDLKDVAVIENQPKMEGRNMHMLIAPLPATAKKKKDSKNDEGKDN